Proteins found in one Mycobacteriales bacterium genomic segment:
- a CDS encoding YihY/virulence factor BrkB family protein produces MSTRPEPLIPTSVVSRQASELRAAVTTQEAARTPAGDPARWFGRLVVEVVHKADRDRLLGLAAETAFFAVLTLFPALLVVAAVLGQLRIIIGDDNAVRVEQGVLDFLDSLLTDTASPAVDTVRDLFDSSGNALTIAGLLALLSLSTAFSTLINTVNITYDVPETRGWWRRRWLGLLLGVGTVLTGALAVTLLVIGPLFGRAEQVVDRIGLGPEYSFVWALARWPVAFLSLVLWATTMQHLTPARRARWRDDLPGGLLTALLWLLASYGLNVYLETAVRSSPVFGALGGGLILMSWFYLLCVALLAGAELNAILLARRRHRAVLRAEAAGEECETVTLPAPGARGDSEPADRAPVLRRRATG; encoded by the coding sequence GTGAGCACCCGCCCCGAGCCGCTGATCCCGACCTCCGTGGTGAGCCGGCAGGCCAGCGAGCTGCGTGCCGCGGTGACGACGCAGGAGGCGGCGCGCACACCCGCCGGCGATCCCGCGCGCTGGTTCGGGCGGCTCGTCGTCGAGGTGGTCCACAAGGCCGACCGCGACCGGCTGCTCGGGCTCGCGGCGGAGACGGCCTTCTTCGCCGTCCTCACGCTGTTCCCCGCGCTGCTGGTCGTGGCCGCCGTCCTCGGCCAGCTGCGCATCATCATCGGCGACGACAACGCCGTACGCGTCGAGCAGGGAGTGCTGGACTTCCTCGACTCGCTGCTCACCGACACCGCGTCCCCCGCGGTCGACACCGTACGAGACCTGTTCGACAGCAGCGGCAACGCGCTGACCATCGCCGGCCTGCTGGCGCTGCTGTCGTTGTCGACGGCCTTCTCGACGCTGATCAACACCGTCAACATCACCTACGACGTGCCGGAGACGCGGGGCTGGTGGCGCCGGCGGTGGCTGGGTCTGCTGCTCGGCGTCGGGACGGTCCTGACCGGCGCGCTCGCGGTCACCCTGTTGGTGATCGGTCCGCTGTTCGGTCGCGCCGAGCAGGTCGTCGACCGCATCGGCCTGGGTCCGGAGTACTCCTTCGTCTGGGCGCTCGCCCGCTGGCCGGTGGCCTTCCTGTCGCTGGTCCTGTGGGCCACCACGATGCAGCACCTCACGCCCGCCCGGCGCGCGCGATGGCGCGACGACCTGCCGGGCGGCCTGCTGACCGCGCTGCTGTGGCTGCTCGCCTCCTACGGCCTCAACGTCTATCTCGAGACCGCCGTCCGCAGCTCACCGGTGTTCGGGGCGCTCGGTGGCGGGCTGATCCTGATGAGCTGGTTCTACCTGCTGTGCGTCGCGCTGCTCGCCGGAGCCGAGCTCAACGCGATCCTGCTGGCCCGCCGGCGTCATCGCGCGGTCCTCCGCGCGGAGGCGGCGGGCGAGGAGTGCGAGACGGTGACGCTGCCCGCCCCGGGCGCGCGCGGGGACAGCGAGCCGGCCGACCGGGCGCCGGTCCTGCGGCGGCGCGCGACGGGGTGA
- a CDS encoding PQQ-dependent sugar dehydrogenase: protein MVAPPLFRLAWLVTAAVLSACGNGPEQAAPTPFTTAAPTTAAPTTAAPTPAAPTATTLDTGPPEVLVTGLEAPWGIDFLPDGDALVTERDSARILRVPAAGGDPVEVTTVAQARPRGEGGLLGLAVAPDGETVYAYVTTAQDNRIVRFPLSDPDDVEPVLTGIPASSVHNGGRITFGPDGHLYAGTGDAGQPTRSQDPESLGGKVLRMTLDGEPVPGEDSLVFSRGHRNVQGLAFGPDDRLYAVEFGQNRFDEVNRVERGSNGGWPDVEGPGDGGGRFLAPITTWETSEASPSGAAVVGDTLYVAALRGQRLWQVPLADPGNPRALYEGEFGRLRAAARAPDGSLWVLTSNRDGRGDPVRQDDRILRLGVR from the coding sequence GTGGTTGCACCGCCGCTCTTCCGCCTCGCCTGGCTGGTCACCGCCGCGGTGCTGAGCGCCTGCGGCAACGGCCCGGAGCAGGCGGCGCCGACGCCGTTCACCACGGCCGCTCCCACCACGGCCGCTCCCACCACGGCCGCTCCCACGCCGGCCGCGCCGACGGCGACGACGCTGGACACGGGCCCGCCCGAGGTGCTGGTGACCGGCCTGGAGGCCCCGTGGGGGATCGACTTCCTCCCCGACGGCGACGCGCTGGTGACGGAGCGGGACAGCGCCCGGATCCTGCGGGTGCCGGCCGCCGGCGGCGACCCGGTCGAGGTGACGACGGTGGCCCAGGCCCGGCCCCGGGGCGAGGGTGGGCTGCTCGGCCTCGCGGTCGCGCCCGACGGCGAGACCGTCTACGCCTACGTCACGACGGCGCAGGACAACCGCATCGTCCGCTTCCCCCTCTCGGATCCCGATGACGTGGAGCCGGTCCTCACCGGCATCCCAGCCTCGAGTGTCCACAACGGCGGCCGGATCACCTTCGGGCCCGACGGCCACCTCTACGCCGGCACCGGCGACGCGGGCCAGCCGACGCGATCGCAGGACCCGGAGTCGCTCGGCGGGAAGGTGCTCCGCATGACCCTCGACGGCGAGCCGGTACCCGGCGAGGACTCGCTCGTGTTCTCCCGCGGTCACCGCAACGTGCAGGGTCTGGCGTTCGGCCCGGACGACCGGCTGTACGCCGTCGAGTTCGGCCAGAACCGCTTCGATGAGGTCAACCGGGTCGAGCGGGGCAGCAACGGCGGCTGGCCGGACGTCGAGGGGCCGGGCGACGGCGGCGGCCGCTTCCTCGCCCCGATCACGACCTGGGAGACCTCCGAGGCCTCACCCAGCGGCGCTGCGGTCGTCGGCGACACGCTCTACGTCGCGGCGCTGCGCGGGCAGCGGCTCTGGCAGGTGCCGCTGGCAGATCCCGGCAACCCGCGGGCGCTCTACGAGGGCGAGTTCGGCCGGCTGCGGGCGGCAGCAAGGGCGCCGGACGGCTCGCTCTGGGTCCTCACGAGCAACCGCGACGGCCGCGGCGACCCGGTCCGCCAGGACGACCGGATCCTGCGGCTCGGGGTCCGATAG